The nucleotide window TCTCTCGTCTACAGTCAGTGTCGTCTCCGCGTACCCCTCGCCGATATCTGCGAGTTCGATACCAACGCGGTCGCAAAACGGGTCGTTCGACGCACGGTCGCGTATCTCGGCGTGCTCGTCTGGCTTCGGCATGTGAACACACATCATCGCGACTCGTCAAGTAGGCATCGACTGTCAGTAATGATAGGTATGTAAAATTCTTTATTCGGTGGGGGTGACGGTGTTGTATGGCATACAGCTACGAACCGCACTACTTCGAGGACTTCGAAGAAGGCAAAGAGTTCGAAAGCGTCGGTCGAACCGTCACCGAAGCTGATTTCATGATGCACTCGGCGCTCTCGGGCGACTGGACGGAACTGCACACGAACAAGGAGTACGCCGAAGACACCCAGTTCGGCCAGCGCATCGCCCACGGGCCGATGACGTTCGTCCAGTCGACCGGGTTCGTCTACCGGTCGGGTATCGTCGAGCGCACAGCTCTCGCATTCCTCGGGATGAACTACATGGACCTTCCGAACCCCGTCTTCATCGGCGACACCCTCTCGCAGACGATGGTCGTCTCCGACCGGAAAGACCTCGGCAGCCGCGACGACGCCGGACTCGTCGTGCTCGACGTGACGATGACGAAGCAAGACGGAACCGTCGTCCTCGAAGGCGACATGAAGTTCCTCATCAAGACGAAAGCGGGCGCGGAATAGGCGAATCGCCGGTCAGTACGAGTCTAACCGTTCACCCCGGACGAACAGCGCATCGTCCGGCCCTCGGTCGCCGTAGTCGTCGTGGTACTCCATCAACTGGAACAGTACCCCGGTCGGGTTCTGCGGCGAGACGAACGCTTCCGTCCAGCCGTCTTCGACCGAGTAGCCGACGACGCGCTCACCTGCGGCCTCGAGAGCCACAACCGCGGCGTAGACATCGACCACTTCCAGCGTGACGTGGTGAAGGCCGGGACCGTGGTCATCGAGGAACGCCGTGAGAAACGACTCACCTTCGACGGGCGCGATACATTCGAGCCGAGACGCATCACCGAGGACGTACGTGGCCCACTCGAACGACCCGTCTTCGACCGTCTCGCGATGGACGCGTTCGCACCCGAGCGCGAACAGCGTCCGTTCTGCGTCCGCGACGTCTTCGACGGCGATTCCGACGTGGTCCACTCGTACGGGTGGCATCCGCGCCGGTCCTCTCTCGGTTTCCATGGGTACTCACCTTCGCCATTCCTAACTATTAATAGCTGAGGTAGTAACTCACAGACATGAAGCTCGGGACCGGCCTGTTCACCTGTCAGCGACGTCCGGACGACGACCGACCGATGGCGGAACTGTACGACGAGATGCTTACGCTCGGGCGCGCAATCGACGAGTCGGGTCTCGACAGTGCGTGGGTGTCCGAACACCACTTCATGGAAGACGGCTACCTCTCGGGGACGATGCCGGCGCTCGGGGCACTCGCCGCGACGACGGACCACATCGAACTCGGGACGTGTATCGCCCTCGCGCCGCTCTACGACCCGATTCGCCTCGCCGAAGACACCGCGACGGTGGACTTACTTTCCAACGGACGAACGACGCTCGGACTCTCTATCGGCTCGAACCCGCGCGAGTTCGACGCATTCGGCGTTCCGCGAGACGAACGAGTCGACCGCCTCGCCGACACTGCCGAACTCCTCCGTGGGGCGTGGTCCGACGGCCCAATCGAGCACGAATCCCCGTTCTACGAGGGTGCAACCGGTGCCAACGTGACGCCGAAACCGGCCCGCGACGTACCGCTCATGTTCGGCGGAGCGGCCAAACCCGCGGTCCGGCGCGCGGCCCGAACGGCGGATGCGTGGTGTGCGCCGTCGTCGCTTTCGATAGGCGGCCTCAAGAAGCGCGTCGACGACATCCGAAACGTTCGTGAATCCGAGGATATCGACGGCGATTTCACCGTCTACGTGCTCCAACACGGCTTCGTCGGCGACTCCAAGGAAGACGCGTGGAACGCGATGAAAGACGGCTATCTCTACCTCCAGCGGCGGTATGCCGAGATATTCTCTGGCGAGGAAGTCTCCGAACTATCCGCGGAGCGACAAGACGAACTGAAAGAACAGGCGATATTCGGAACCCCGGACGATGTCGTCGAGGAGCTGAACCGCTATCGCGACGCCCTCGGCGACGATATCCACTTCATCTTCCGGACGTACCACCCCGGAATCGGAACCGACCGAATGGTCGAGTGTATCCAGCGACTCGGCGAGGAAGTCGCCCCCCGAGTCTGAGCACACGCCGGTTTTCGTATTCAGTGAACTGCGACGATAGTCCGGTGTATTGACGAGAAATTACTGTCTTCGCGGCAACGCAAATCTTTAAACGTGATGATTTTCATGTTACGTGTGAACATACACAATATGAGAGACGATTATTCCTCGGATAGCGGCGGTGAGCCGCGTCCATCACGGCGACGGTTCGTACAGGCGGCAGGGTTGGCGGGCGTTACCGGACTAACCGGTGTCGCAGGGTGTCTTGGAGGAGGTGGCGGTGGCGGAACAAACGCTATCACCTACGGCGTCATCAGTCCGATGACCGGACCGTACGGTGGTCTCGCGGTCGGACAGCGAAACGGCGCGAAACTCGCAATCAAGCACGTCAACGAGAACTCCGACATTGACGTGGAAATCGACGGCGTCTACGAGGACACCGAAGCCGACCCGTCGACAGGCCGACGGAAGGCGCAATCGGTCGTCGAACAGGACGGCGCATCGTATCTCATGGGCGCGATTTCGTCGAGCGTCGCGCTCGCGCTCAACGAGTTCGCCAAGGACCAAGGGGTCATCTACAACCCCGGCGGGGCGGCAGTTCCCATCACCGGGTCGAACTGCAACGAGTGGGTCTTCCGCGCGGAGACGAACACCGCACAGATGGCCGAAGCGGTGTCCGACTACACCGCGGAAAACCTTGGAACCAAAGTCTGGTTCCACATCGCCGACTACGCCTACGGCGAATCGGTGATGGAGCGCGTGGAAAAACGAATGAAAAGCGGCCACGACGTCGAAGTCGTCGGCCGCAGTCGCTCGCAACTCGGCTCGACCAACTTCAACTCCTACATCAGCCAGATTGCCAACTCGGACGCGGAGGTTGCCGTCCTCGGAATGACCGGCGGCGACCTCATCAACTTCGTCAAGCAGGCTGCGAGTCAGGGACTCAAGGAGAACGTCAACCTCATGTCGCCGACGATGACCTTCTCGGTCGTCCGCGGCGCGCTCGGCGAAGCGGCCTACGGAACCTACGGCGGCGTTCGCTACCTCCCGACGCTGGAGACCGGTGACAATCAGTCGTTCGTCGACGCGTACCAAAGCGAGTACGACTCGATGCCGGACAGTTTCGCCCGCGTCGCGTATCAGTCCGTTCGGATGACTGCCCGCGGCATCGCCGAAGCGGGGTCGACGGACCCTGCCGAAGTGAAAGACGTGCTCCCGGGCCTCGAAATGGATACCGTTCTCGGTCGGAACCAGTTCCGCGACTGCGACCATCAGGCGATGAACCCCGTGTGGCCGGGTGAACTCGTCGCACCGGATGGTGGGAGCGGCCCCGCGGCCGTCAAACTCGGCGAGATGATAGACGGCGCGGACGCACTGCCCGACTGCAACGAACTCGGTTGCACCCTCTAGCATGTCTGTCGCCAGTGCCGTCGCAGAGCAAGTCCTCAACGGGCTCGTCGTCGGGATGGTGTACGTCCTCCTCGCAGCGGGGCTGTCCATCATCTTCGGCGTCATGGACGTCATCAACTTCGCCCACGGCGAGTTGTTCGCCCTCGGTGCGTACTTCGCATTCGCCATCGCGGGACCCCTCGGAGACGCGGGCTTCTGGGTCGCTCTCGTCGCCGCGCCCTTGCTCGTCGGTGTCATCGGGATGGGTATCGAACGGCTCACCGTCAAGCGACTGTACGGCCGTGACCCGCTGTACCACATCCTGTTGACGTTCGGGCTCGTTCTCATCATCAACGACCTCATCACGTCGGTTTGGGGCAAGTCGGCCCAGCCGTTCCCCGTTCCGTCGGTGCTCGACCAACCCGTCGCGCTGTTCGGGTTCAACTACTCGCTGTACAACTACGGTATCATCGTCTTCGGCTCGATTCTCGCACTCGGTACGTGGCTCCTCTTGAACCGCACCCGGTTCGGGATGATTATCCGCGCCGGCTCGGAGGACCGCGAGATGGTCCGCAACCTCGGCATCAACATCGACCGCTACTACACGCTGACGTTCGGGTTCGGTGCGGCGCTCGCCGGGACGGCCGGTATCGTTCTCGGGGCGTACCAAAACGTCAGTCCAACGATGGGGTCGAGCGTCATCATTCCGGCGTTCGTCATCGTCGTGCTCGGCGGTCTCGGCTCGTTCCGCGGGGCCGTCGTCGGCGGCCTGTCTGTTGGTCTCATCCAGACGTTCGCGCGGACCTACGCGCCGTTCTTGGAGGGTCTCATCGTCTTCCTCCTCATGATTGCCGTGCTCGTCGTCCGCCCAACGGGACTGTTCGGAACCGATATCGGCGGCGGTGAGCACCACGATGGCGCACTTCTCCACGGGGCGGGCGGCGGCGTGTTATCGTCGGAGACGCGGGCGAAAGTCGGGTACGCCGCCGTCGGCGTGCTCGTACTCGTGCCGTTTTTCGCCGAGTTGACCGGCGTCACCTACTCCGTCACGCTCCTCGAAGACATCCTCATCTGGGCGCTGTTCGCGCTCAGTCTGGACCTCGTGCTCGGCTACGCGGGTCTCGTCTCGCTCGGCCACACGCTGTTCTACGGGGTCGGCGCGTACGCCTCGGTGCTGACGCTCATGCACATCTCGCCGTCGGTGCTCGTCGCGCTCCTCGTCGCTATCGCGGTCTGTGCGGCCATCGCGTGGGTGGTCGGTTACCTCTCGATACGCGTTTCAGGGGTGTTCTTCGCGATGATTACCCTCGCGTTCGCGGAGTTGTTCTACAACGCCGTGTTCAAGTTCGACTTCACCGGCGGCTCTGACGGCCTGTTCGGTGTCGACGTGTTCTACGGTCTCGCCGGTATCGGTATCGACCCGGACGCGTTCGAGATTCCGCTCGGCGTGCTCACCGTCGACGGCGGCGTCGTCCAGTACTACTTCCTCCTCGCGGTCGTCGTGGGGTCGTACCTGCTGGCCCGCCGCCTCATTCGCGCGCCGTTCGGGACGGTCCTGCAGTCCATCCGTGAGAGCGAAGAGCGAGCATCGTTCATCGGCTACGACGTGACGGCGCACAAGCGCCGCGCCTTCGTCGTTTCCGGCGGTCTCGCGGGACTCGCGGGCGGTCTGTTCGCCGCCAACAACGGCTACGTCGCGCCGTCGTTCCTCCACTGGATAAACTCCGGTGAGGTCATCGTGATGACCGTCCTCGGCGGTATGGGGACGCTCTACGGCCCGATGATTGGCGCTGGCGTCTTCGTCGCCGCGGAGGACATCCTCTCGTCGTACATCGACCAGTGGCAACTCGTCATCGGCGTGTTGTTCGTCCTCTTCGTCATCTTCGTGCCGCGCGGTCTCGTGTCGCTTCCGAAGACCGTGGCCGACCATCCGATGTTCGAATCGACCGTCGGTGACCGTTCGAACGACCGAACCGGCGTCAAGGAAACAGAGGTGGAACAACATGACTGACCCGATTTTACAGACGACGAATCTCACGAAAGAGTTCGGCAACCTCGTCGCCGTCGACGACGTCAATCTCAACATCGAACGCGGTGAGTTCAGGAGTCTCATCGGTCCCAACGGGGCCGGGAAGACGACGACGTTCAACCTCCTGACCGGTGCGCTTCGCCCGACTCGGGGGACGGTGACGTTCAACGGCGAGAACGTGACGTCGCTCCCACCGCACGAGCGCGTTCGTCGCGGTCTCGGCCGCTCGTTCCAGATTACGAACGTCTTTTCGGGGCTTACGGTCCGCGAGAACGTTCGGCTCGCCGCGCAAGCAGCGAGAGAAGACGGCTTCCGTCCCGTCGAAGAGTTCCTCCAGCGGGCGAACACCTTCGACGACGTGAACGAGCACACGGACCGCGTTCTCGACCGGTCCGGCCTACTGGGCCGCGGAGACGAACTCGCCGATGTGCTCGCCTACGGGGACAAACGCCGCCTCGAAATCGCAATCGTGCTCGCGACGGACCCAGATATGGTTCTGCTCGACGAACCGACTGCGGGCATGAGCGCCGAGGAGACGCGGGCGACGATGGACCTCATCGACGAGGTGCTTTCGGACCGGACGCTGCTCCTCATCGAACACGATATCGACCTCGTGATGCGCGTCTCGGACCGGATTACCGTGCTCCACAGAGGCGAAATACTCGCCGAAGGGTCACCCGAGGCCGTCTCGGAGGACCCGGAGGTCCGCGAAGCGTACTTCGGAGGTGTCGAAGCATGAGTTCCGACCCGCTGCTCTCGGTTCGGGGACTCGTCTCCGGATACGGTTCGACGCGCGTCCTTCAGGGTGTCGACCTCGACGTTCCAAAAGGCTCGGTCGTCACGCTCATCGGTCGCAACGGCGTCGGCAAGACGACGACGCTCCGAAGCATCCTCGGGAGCGTGACGCCCTCGGCGGGGACAATCTCCTTCGGCGAGACGGACATCACCGCGCTTTCCCCCGAGAAGACCGCCCGCGAAGGCATCGCGCTCGTTCCCGAAGAGCGTCGCGTCTTCCCCGGACTGACAGTCACCGAAAACGTCGAAATCGGCCGTATCGGCGGTCGGAAGGACATCGACAAGCCGACCGTCGACGAGATTATCGACGAGTTCGAAAACCTCTCTCGGCACCGAACGAGCAAGGGCGCGGCTCTCTCCGGCGGCGAACAGCAGATGCTCGCCATCGCCCGCGCACTCGTCTCCGCGCCGGACCTCTTGATGCTCGACGAACCAACCGAAGGACTGGCACCGTCCATCGTCAAGCAGGTCCAACGGAAAATCAAGGAGTTGAACGACGAGGGCGTGACTATCCTGCTGGTCGAACAGAACGTCCAAGTCGCACTCGACGCTGCCGACTACGTGTACATCCTCGATAAGGGGCAGGTCGTCCACGAAGGTCCGGCCGACGAGGTTGCGGCTTCGGACGAGATTCTCGACCGCTATCTCGGCGTCTCGGTCGCCGACTAGCAGAATAGTGAATAATCTTTTGTGAATGTATCGTAGACATACGAGCGATGAGTTCCAGCGACGAGACCGACTCGACGCGACTCCCGAGACCGGAGTTGCGCCGACTGCAAGACCGGCGGATTCGGGAGGTGGTTCGACACGCCTACGAGAACGTCGCGTTCTATCGCCGCACGCTCGACGAGGCCGGTGTCTCCCCGGAAGACGTGACGAGCGTCGACGACCTGTCGAAGCTTCCGTTTACGACGAAAGAAGATTTCCGCGACGAGTATCCGACGGGCATGTTCGCCGTCGACATGGACGACGTGATTCGAATTCACGCATCGTCAGGAACCACCGGCAAGCCCAAAATCGTCGGCTACACGCGGGACGACTTGGACATCTGGCGCGAGATGATGGCCCGCGGGTTCCGCGGTGTCGGTCTGACGAGCGACGACTCCCTCCAGAACGCCTACAGCTACGGCCTGTTCACCGGCGGATTCGGCTTTCACGACGGCGCGACCGAGATGGGACTGTCGGTCGTTCCGACCGGCGGCGGCAACACGCAACGGCAAGTCGAGATGCTTGCCGACCTCGGAACCGACGCAATCTGTCTCACCCCGTCGTACGCGCTCTACCTCGCCGAAGTCGCCGAGGAGATGGGATACGACCCGGCAGACCTCCCACTGTCGGTGATTCTCTACGGTGCGGAACCCTGTACCGAGCCGATGCGAAACGAAATCGAAACCCGATTCGACGCCACCGCGGTCGAAAACTACGGTCTCTCGGAAATTATCGGCCCCGGCGTCGCCGTCGAATGTCTCGAACAGGCGGGCATGCACATCTGGGAGGACCACTTCTATCCCGAAGTTATCGACCCCAATACGGGCGAGCAGGTCGAAGAGGGCGAAGAGGGCGAACTCGTGTTGACGACGCTGACGAAGGTGGCACTTCCGGTGCTTCGGTACCGCACGGGCGATTTGACGACGCTCGACTACGACACCTGCGAGTGTGGACGAACCTGCGTCCGAATGAGCGGCGTCACGGGACGTGCGGATGACTTGCTCATCGTCCGCGGGGTGAACTTCTACCCGAGCGAGGTGGAGTCTGTCGTCCTCGAATTCGACGAGATTGCGCCGCACTACCGCATCGACCTCCGGCGCGACGGGAACCTCGACCGCCTCGACCTGACGGTCGAACTCGCCGAAGACTTTGACGGCTCCCGGAACGGACTCGAACGACGCATTCGCAAGCGTCTCTCGAACGTGCTGGGATTCACGCCCGACGAAATCGTGCTCGTGAGCGCGGGCAGTATCGAGCGCACCAAAGTCGGGAAGGTCCAGCGCGTCTACGACCATCGGTGACCCGCACAGCAACGGTCGTCTCCGTGGCGAACACCACCCGACCGACGGAACGACTCTCCACCGATGAAATGACCCCCGACCGACGAAACGACCTTTAACCGACGAAACGAACTTAACAAACGCCTGAAATAGACAACTATGGACATCGAGAAATTCTTCGAGAGCATGCCGTTCGCGCGGTTGCTCGGCGTCGAAGTTACCGAAGCGGCAGACGGACACGCAGAGGGGTACATCGAGATGCGCGAGGAACTATCGTGGAACGCCGACCAAGTGATGGCCCACGGCGGCGTCACGTTCACCCTCGCGGACACCGTCGGCGGCGCGGCGCTCGTGAGCGAAGTCGACCAACCGGTCCCGACCATCGACATGCGAATCGACTACCTGAACGCCGGAACCGGCGACTTGCGCGCGGAGGCCGACGTGGCCCGACTCGGCGGCGACGTCGGCACGGTTGACGTGGACGTGTACTCCGCGGACGGAAGCCACATCGCAACCGCCAGAGGGGTGTACAAGACCGGGTGAGGTCTGACTTCACGAGGTGAGGCCGAACTCTCGGCCGAGCGGGTATCACGCTCGGAGAGGTCCGCGCTCGCAGAGATTACTGCTCCCGTGAGCGACGCCGTCGGTATCGCATTCTCTACAGTAACCAACAATAATTAATAATTTGGGGTGGAACGCTACAGTGTAATGGAATACAGTGGCCCGACGAGTCTCTACATCGACGGAGACTGGGTAGACGCTGCATCGGACGCGACCATCGAGACGCTCGACCCCGCGACAGAAGAACCGTACGCAACCGTAGCCCGTGCCGGCGAGTCGGACGTTGACGCCGCCGTCGAGGCCGCGAGCAAGGCCGCGGAGCGCGGCAGCGAGTGGCGGACGATGGGGCCGTCAGAGCGCGGCGAGCTGCTCCACGCGATGGCCGACGCCATCGAGGAACGGAAAGACGAGATTACGCTCGTCGAATCCCACGACAACGGTAAGACGCCGTTCGAGGCGGGGATGGAGGTCCAGATGGTCATCGACACCTTCCGGTACTACGCCGGCTGGACCGACAAGGTGACCGGCGACTACAACCCGGTTCCCGGAAAGCGAGTCAACTACACGACGCGCGAACCGCTCGGCGTCACCGGCCACATCGTCCCGTGGAACTACCCGTTCCAACTCGCGGGGCGCAGCCTCGCACCCGCACTCGCCTGCGGGAACACGGCGGTTCTGAAGCCTTCCAGTCAGACTCCTCTCTCCGCACTGTACTACGGACTCGCGGCCGAAGAAGCCGGCCTCCCGGACGGCGTCGTGAACATCGTCCCCGGAAGCGGGTCGGAAGCGGGGTCGGCCCTCGCATCGCACTCCGATGTAGAACACGTCACCTTCACCGGCAGCACCGAAATCGGCAAGCGCGTCATGGCCGACGCGGCCGAGAACGTCACCGGCGTCACGCTCGAACTCGGCGGCAAGGGACCGAACGTCGTCTTCCCCGATGCTGACCTCGACGCCGCCGCGAAAGGCGTCCACTACGGTATCTTCATGAACGCCGGTCAGATGTGCTGGGCAGGTTCTCGACTCCTCGTCCACGAGGACGTTGCCGACGAACTCGTCGAGAAAATCGTCCAGCGCGCCGAATCGACGCCGCTCGGTTCCGGCATCGACGACGACGGCCGGATGGGTCCGGTCGTCAGCGAATCCCATCAGGCGGACGTGCTCGAGTACATCTCCATCGGTGCCGACGAAGGCGCAACCGTCGCGTGCGGCGGCGGCCGACCCGAAGACAAGGAAGACGGCTACTTCGTCGAACCGACGGTCCTCACCGACGTGACGAACGACATGACGGTCGCACGTGAGGAAATCTTCGGCCCGGTGCTTTCGGTCATCGAGTTCGAAGACCAAGCGGAGGCCATCGAAATCGCTAACGACTCGCCGTACGGACTCCTTGCGGGTATCTGGACCGACGGACTCTCCCGCGCCCACCAGGTCGCCGACGCGCTCGACTACGGGATGGTCAGCGTCAACGAGTACCCGGTCACGTTCCCGCAGACGCCGTTCGGCGGCACGAAACAGAGTGGCCACGGACGCGAGCAGGGCGAAGAAGCCGTCCGCGAGTTCACCCAAGCGAAGAACATCAACCTCAACATCCACTGACACGTCCGCAATTTCGGATTCGTTGACGCGCTCTCAACACCACTTCACCGGCGCGTTCTTAACTTCGCGTCCGCTGACGCGCTCTCAACACTACTTCACCGGCGCGTCCCAGTTCTTCGACCCGTCAGTTTCGAGACGCTCCGTTCCGCTGGTTTCGTTCTCCACTCCAGAACAGAGTAACTCTCGCGCCGCTACGTAGCTCTCTTTGTCGAGTCCGCCTTCAGAAAAAACGGAACCGAATCGAAACGGGACCTCGATTTGTCGCGCTATTCGAATCGCTGGAACGGCTCTTGACACTCGTTGCAGAAGTGCATCGAGCGGCAGAGGCCGGGACCTTTCGGATGCTCGCGCACGGTGTCGGTCGAGCCACAGTACGGGCACTCCGCACCTGCGGTTTCGCCCGACGTGTCGGTGCTGGGGTCGAAGCGGCGCATCATACCCCCAGCCCGAAGTCGCGGAGGGCCTCGCGGCCCGCCTCGGTCACCATGTTGACGTTCCATTCCGGAGTGAACCTGAGCCTGACGGACGCTTCGTCGACGCCGGAGGCGAGAATCG belongs to Haloferax mediterranei ATCC 33500 and includes:
- a CDS encoding LLM class flavin-dependent oxidoreductase is translated as MKLGTGLFTCQRRPDDDRPMAELYDEMLTLGRAIDESGLDSAWVSEHHFMEDGYLSGTMPALGALAATTDHIELGTCIALAPLYDPIRLAEDTATVDLLSNGRTTLGLSIGSNPREFDAFGVPRDERVDRLADTAELLRGAWSDGPIEHESPFYEGATGANVTPKPARDVPLMFGGAAKPAVRRAARTADAWCAPSSLSIGGLKKRVDDIRNVRESEDIDGDFTVYVLQHGFVGDSKEDAWNAMKDGYLYLQRRYAEIFSGEEVSELSAERQDELKEQAIFGTPDDVVEELNRYRDALGDDIHFIFRTYHPGIGTDRMVECIQRLGEEVAPRV
- a CDS encoding ABC transporter ATP-binding protein, which encodes MTDPILQTTNLTKEFGNLVAVDDVNLNIERGEFRSLIGPNGAGKTTTFNLLTGALRPTRGTVTFNGENVTSLPPHERVRRGLGRSFQITNVFSGLTVRENVRLAAQAAREDGFRPVEEFLQRANTFDDVNEHTDRVLDRSGLLGRGDELADVLAYGDKRRLEIAIVLATDPDMVLLDEPTAGMSAEETRATMDLIDEVLSDRTLLLIEHDIDLVMRVSDRITVLHRGEILAEGSPEAVSEDPEVREAYFGGVEA
- a CDS encoding MaoC/PaaZ C-terminal domain-containing protein, which codes for MAYSYEPHYFEDFEEGKEFESVGRTVTEADFMMHSALSGDWTELHTNKEYAEDTQFGQRIAHGPMTFVQSTGFVYRSGIVERTALAFLGMNYMDLPNPVFIGDTLSQTMVVSDRKDLGSRDDAGLVVLDVTMTKQDGTVVLEGDMKFLIKTKAGAE
- the paaE gene encoding 1,2-phenylacetyl-CoA epoxidase subunit PaaE → MRRFDPSTDTSGETAGAECPYCGSTDTVREHPKGPGLCRSMHFCNECQEPFQRFE
- a CDS encoding ABC transporter permease — protein: MSVASAVAEQVLNGLVVGMVYVLLAAGLSIIFGVMDVINFAHGELFALGAYFAFAIAGPLGDAGFWVALVAAPLLVGVIGMGIERLTVKRLYGRDPLYHILLTFGLVLIINDLITSVWGKSAQPFPVPSVLDQPVALFGFNYSLYNYGIIVFGSILALGTWLLLNRTRFGMIIRAGSEDREMVRNLGINIDRYYTLTFGFGAALAGTAGIVLGAYQNVSPTMGSSVIIPAFVIVVLGGLGSFRGAVVGGLSVGLIQTFARTYAPFLEGLIVFLLMIAVLVVRPTGLFGTDIGGGEHHDGALLHGAGGGVLSSETRAKVGYAAVGVLVLVPFFAELTGVTYSVTLLEDILIWALFALSLDLVLGYAGLVSLGHTLFYGVGAYASVLTLMHISPSVLVALLVAIAVCAAIAWVVGYLSIRVSGVFFAMITLAFAELFYNAVFKFDFTGGSDGLFGVDVFYGLAGIGIDPDAFEIPLGVLTVDGGVVQYYFLLAVVVGSYLLARRLIRAPFGTVLQSIRESEERASFIGYDVTAHKRRAFVVSGGLAGLAGGLFAANNGYVAPSFLHWINSGEVIVMTVLGGMGTLYGPMIGAGVFVAAEDILSSYIDQWQLVIGVLFVLFVIFVPRGLVSLPKTVADHPMFESTVGDRSNDRTGVKETEVEQHD
- the paaK gene encoding phenylacetate--CoA ligase PaaK is translated as MSSSDETDSTRLPRPELRRLQDRRIREVVRHAYENVAFYRRTLDEAGVSPEDVTSVDDLSKLPFTTKEDFRDEYPTGMFAVDMDDVIRIHASSGTTGKPKIVGYTRDDLDIWREMMARGFRGVGLTSDDSLQNAYSYGLFTGGFGFHDGATEMGLSVVPTGGGNTQRQVEMLADLGTDAICLTPSYALYLAEVAEEMGYDPADLPLSVILYGAEPCTEPMRNEIETRFDATAVENYGLSEIIGPGVAVECLEQAGMHIWEDHFYPEVIDPNTGEQVEEGEEGELVLTTLTKVALPVLRYRTGDLTTLDYDTCECGRTCVRMSGVTGRADDLLIVRGVNFYPSEVESVVLEFDEIAPHYRIDLRRDGNLDRLDLTVELAEDFDGSRNGLERRIRKRLSNVLGFTPDEIVLVSAGSIERTKVGKVQRVYDHR
- a CDS encoding PaaI family thioesterase, whose amino-acid sequence is MDIEKFFESMPFARLLGVEVTEAADGHAEGYIEMREELSWNADQVMAHGGVTFTLADTVGGAALVSEVDQPVPTIDMRIDYLNAGTGDLRAEADVARLGGDVGTVDVDVYSADGSHIATARGVYKTG
- a CDS encoding ABC transporter ATP-binding protein, coding for MSSDPLLSVRGLVSGYGSTRVLQGVDLDVPKGSVVTLIGRNGVGKTTTLRSILGSVTPSAGTISFGETDITALSPEKTAREGIALVPEERRVFPGLTVTENVEIGRIGGRKDIDKPTVDEIIDEFENLSRHRTSKGAALSGGEQQMLAIARALVSAPDLLMLDEPTEGLAPSIVKQVQRKIKELNDEGVTILLVEQNVQVALDAADYVYILDKGQVVHEGPADEVAASDEILDRYLGVSVAD
- a CDS encoding VOC family protein, producing METERGPARMPPVRVDHVGIAVEDVADAERTLFALGCERVHRETVEDGSFEWATYVLGDASRLECIAPVEGESFLTAFLDDHGPGLHHVTLEVVDVYAAVVALEAAGERVVGYSVEDGWTEAFVSPQNPTGVLFQLMEYHDDYGDRGPDDALFVRGERLDSY
- a CDS encoding ABC transporter substrate-binding protein, producing the protein MAGVTGLTGVAGCLGGGGGGGTNAITYGVISPMTGPYGGLAVGQRNGAKLAIKHVNENSDIDVEIDGVYEDTEADPSTGRRKAQSVVEQDGASYLMGAISSSVALALNEFAKDQGVIYNPGGAAVPITGSNCNEWVFRAETNTAQMAEAVSDYTAENLGTKVWFHIADYAYGESVMERVEKRMKSGHDVEVVGRSRSQLGSTNFNSYISQIANSDAEVAVLGMTGGDLINFVKQAASQGLKENVNLMSPTMTFSVVRGALGEAAYGTYGGVRYLPTLETGDNQSFVDAYQSEYDSMPDSFARVAYQSVRMTARGIAEAGSTDPAEVKDVLPGLEMDTVLGRNQFRDCDHQAMNPVWPGELVAPDGGSGPAAVKLGEMIDGADALPDCNELGCTL
- a CDS encoding aldehyde dehydrogenase family protein; translation: MEYSGPTSLYIDGDWVDAASDATIETLDPATEEPYATVARAGESDVDAAVEAASKAAERGSEWRTMGPSERGELLHAMADAIEERKDEITLVESHDNGKTPFEAGMEVQMVIDTFRYYAGWTDKVTGDYNPVPGKRVNYTTREPLGVTGHIVPWNYPFQLAGRSLAPALACGNTAVLKPSSQTPLSALYYGLAAEEAGLPDGVVNIVPGSGSEAGSALASHSDVEHVTFTGSTEIGKRVMADAAENVTGVTLELGGKGPNVVFPDADLDAAAKGVHYGIFMNAGQMCWAGSRLLVHEDVADELVEKIVQRAESTPLGSGIDDDGRMGPVVSESHQADVLEYISIGADEGATVACGGGRPEDKEDGYFVEPTVLTDVTNDMTVAREEIFGPVLSVIEFEDQAEAIEIANDSPYGLLAGIWTDGLSRAHQVADALDYGMVSVNEYPVTFPQTPFGGTKQSGHGREQGEEAVREFTQAKNINLNIH